The genome window CTCTCCGGCCAGCAATTGCCTGACATATTTCAGATCGACATCCAGGTCATCGGGATGGGTGATGTCCTGGAAGGTCAATGCGAGAAGCTCCCCTTCAGAATAGCCGAGGATCGAGCATATCCTTGAATTTACCTTTAACCATTGCCCCTGCGGGGAGACCAGCGCCATGCCAATGGCGGAATGTTGAAAGGCGTTCTTGAAGAGCTGCTCACTCTGTTGCAGGGCATCCTGCGCCTGCTTTTGCTCGGTGATGTCGCGGATGGTCGAGAGCATGGCTGTGCGCTTCCCGCCGGAGGTCAGGAAGGTGACCCGTGATTCGATGCTGCGCGTGCTTCCATCCGCCCTGCGGACAATGGATTTAAAACTTGCAGGCGCTGTTTTTGCGGAAAAAGCCAGTTTATATTGTTCTACAGCCCAGGCGCGGTCCTCCTCCCCGAAAATATTCGCAAAACTTCCCCCAATCACCAGTTTGGGCTCATAGCCGTACAGGTCGTAATAGGCGGGGTTGGCAGCCAGAACGATCCCCTGCGGGTCGGAGATTGCCATTGCATCAGAGGTCGACTCCCACACCTGTTGGAAGAGCATTTGGCTTTCATGCAACGCCTCCTGCGCCTGCCTGCGTTCGGTAATGTCACGCGCCACACTTTGAATATAAAGGGGGGTTCCGTCTTCCCCCTTCACCAATTCCACATTGACCTCAACCGGGATCTTGCTTCCATCCTTCCTGCGAAAGATGCGTTCGTACGGTGCAACGAGCTCGTTGTTTAATAACCGCCTGACCACTTCCCTGCTTTTCCCCTGCTCCGCGGATGTGTCCGATACGCTAAGCCCCTTTATCTCGTCGATCTGATATCCCAGCATGTCAGCGGCGCGCTGGTTTGTCTCCAGGTGGTGTCCCTCCAAATCCAGGATAAATACGGCATCCTGGGTTTGTTCAAATAAGGAGCGGTGATAAATTTCAGCCTTTCTCTGAGCCTCTTCCGCTTGTTTACGTTCTGTGATATCGCGTGCCATTCCACGCACGATAGGTTTTTCCACCCCTTCCGTGCGCAGGGAATTGTCATATTCCCAAATGCGGATTTGTCCGTCCGCAATCCGGACGCGCATTTCGCCGCGCGCCCGGCCCTGTGCCTGTATCTTTCCGAGATAGGCTTCAAAATCTCTTCCGCCACCCGGCGCAAGTGCATCTTTCAAGTTCATCCTGAGCAGCGTTTTGCGGGGGTAGCCTGTCAATTTTACGGCGGCCTCGTTCACCGAGAGCAGGTTTCCCTCCAGGTCATGCGTGCAGATCAGATCGTGACTGTTCTCCACCAGGTCGCGGTAGCGGGCTTCGCTCTCCTGCAATGCCGTCTCCATCCGCCTGCGTTCCGTCACATCCTGTGCCATCACAAGCACGCACCTGCATCCCTCAACTTCAAGGGTGTGTGATGTGATCTCCACATCGATTATCTTTCCATTCTTTAGTTGATGCCGCCATGGTCCTGAAGACTGAAACGGCTGCCGCTTTTTCCCTATATCCTCCATCAGGTGGGGGACATCCTCCGCCGGGCGAATGTCCTTGAGAGTCATCTTTAAAAATTGCCTGTGCGTGTACCCGTATTTTTTTACGGCTGCATCGTTAACGTCCAGAAATGCCAGCGTTTCCAGGTCATAGACCCACATGGGGATGGGATGGTTTTTGAAGAGCATTTCGAAGCTGTCCCCTTGCATACTGGACGGGGCGCTCGAAGCCGTTTTTCCTTTTTTGGGAGGCATAAAGGATTCCTTTCTCCGCGCAATATAAATGCGCTCCTGGGGTGGATTCTCACATGATAGGAACAAAAAAAGAATAAGGGATTCCCCTACCTGGAACCGGATACCCCCATGCCGCCGCTCTTTCCAGACCGGAAACTTACAAGCTCAGTTTTTCAGCATGCACCCTCAGCCAATTTCTGTGTTCCCTGTATTCGGGCATTATCCTTTCCACCTCCCTCCAAAACCTGCCGGAGTGGTTTTTCACCCGCAGGTGTGCCAGTTCATGCACAACCACATAATCGATCACATCCAGCGGAGCCATCACCAGCCGCCAGGTGAAATTCAATGTCCCATGTACACTGCATGATCCCCAGCGCGTTCTGGCGGACGAAATCCTCACCTGCTTTGGCGCGAACCCGTGCTGCTTTGAATATATATGTACGCGTTCCGCGATCACCGCAAGTGCCTGCTCCCTGTACCACTGTGCGAAAACCCGCTCGCCTCGTTTTTGCGCGCTGCTCGCCAGCCGGAAGCCGCCGTTGAATTTCAAAGCCGGGCGCTGCGGCCCGACAAGCTCCAGCTCATATTCCTTCCCCAGAAATAGAAACTTCTCGCCGCCCAGATACTGCCTTTTGGGAGTCTGTGCAATGGATTTGATCCTCTCCCGTGTGCGGATGATCCATGCAGCTTTTTCCTGAACAAACGACTTGATATCCGCCGCCGTCACCCGCTTCGGTGCACGG of Anaerolineales bacterium contains these proteins:
- a CDS encoding SprT family zinc-dependent metalloprotease encodes the protein MTSESGQIKIDQLIRSKRRTLALIIERDGSLTVRAPKRVTAADIKSFVQEKAAWIIRTRERIKSIAQTPKRQYLGGEKFLFLGKEYELELVGPQRPALKFNGGFRLASSAQKRGERVFAQWYREQALAVIAERVHIYSKQHGFAPKQVRISSARTRWGSCSVHGTLNFTWRLVMAPLDVIDYVVVHELAHLRVKNHSGRFWREVERIMPEYREHRNWLRVHAEKLSL